The window TAGGATCAAAAAACCGGAAAAAAGCCTCAAAGAAATTGGCATTAATCAATGAGAAAATTGCTAATCAGAGACATGATTTCCAACATAAAGTTTCAAATCGGTTAATCAGCGAAAACCAAGCAATAGCCGTAGAAACTCTCAATATTGAAGGAATGAAAAAGAACCACAAATTAGCGCAAGCAGTAAGCGATTCAGCATGGTACTCTTTCGTACTGAAATTAACATACAAAGCTCAATGGGTAGGAAAAACAATAATAAAGATAGGAATGTTTGAACCTTCCTCTAAGAATTGTAATGTTTGTGGTTATCATAATTCCGAATTAACTTTAGATATTAGAGAGTGGCAATGTCCTGAATGTGGAACTTTGCATGATAGAGACATTAATGCCGCTATCAATATTAAGAAAATTGCTGTAGGGACTACAGTTTGAGCCTGTGGACTAGGAAAAAACGGCAACCGCCTAGTATGAAGCAGGAAGCTCCTCCCTCAAAAACTTGAGCTATTAAGCGAAAGTTTTAGGGAGGGGTAGTTCACTGCGATAAATATTAGCATTTTAGAAATTGACTTCTCCATCTGAGCAAGCTACAAAAATGTCACATGTACTAAGGTCACCTGAAGACCGCTTTCATCCGATTTTTTCTTACCTGTGACCCCCCTGAACCTACCAGTCTATAAATGATAACGATGGCTGTCTTGCTGCCTGCCATGGCGAACTAATATTTTTCATAAACGCGTAAAGAAGGGAATGGGACAATTATCTGTTTTTCTGAAAATCAAATTATTATACTTTTGCAGGCCATATAATTGTGAATGTACTCCTTTTTGCCACTTCGCTTTTTACGAAGAGACCTGTGAAAAGTCATTAGATCTCAAGATCCCTGGTATATTGAACTACCCCCACCTGTCGCTTCGCTCCGAGGAAGGGGACTTATCGCTGTGCCTACGCGTCCCCATAATTAAAAAAATTGAAGCTTTATTCATTTCAACTGCCCAATTAACTGTCATCCTGTTAACTGCCACCAGTTAACTGTCGTCCGGTTTAATTACCCGGGGCACTCAGGGTACTCCGAATTTCTCGAATGTCCACTTGCTACTTATATATACAGGCTCTGCCGATACAATCCCCCATGAGACTGGATGCATACCTTGTAGATATGGGACATTTCAAGTCCAGGGGACGAGCCAAGACTGCCATTCATGACGGAAACGTTAAAGTCAATGGCACTGTGGTAACAAAAGTCTCCAGGGACATCTCAATTGATGATCTAATAGAAGTTGTCGAAGGCCTGGACCAGCCGCAGGGCTACTTCAAACTCCGGCTTGTTCAGGAAGAAAGCGGGATCCTTAAACCCGGGGACAGAGTTCTTGATCTGGGATCGAGTGCAGGTGGTTTTCTTCTTTTTGCATCAGAGATTGCAGGCCATATAAAAGGTATAGAGTTCAGCCGGGATTTCAGGAGCGAGCTTGGAAAAATTGCATTTGAGCGGGAAAACGTTGAGGTAATGTTCGGGGATGTCTTTACCATACCTCTTAAAGAGCTCTCTGAGGAGCCTGTAGATGTTATTCTCTCAGACATGACTCTTGAGCCTGATAACTCACTCAAAGCTCTTGCCAGAGTGCTCCCTCTCCTGAAAGAAGGGGGAAGGCTGCTCCAGGTAATAAAAACCGGAAAGAAGAAAACCCCTAAATCAATCCTGAACAGAATTGAGGACATGGGGCTTGAAGTCCAGCAGGTCATAAATTCCGAAAAGCAGGAGGTTTACGTGGTTGCAAGAAAACTTCTGCCTGAAGAAAAAGAGTCAAGAGGAATTCAAACAGATGAAAGCTGACGAAAAAGCAGGCTGCTCTCCGGATAAGCACAACTGTACGGACGCATACACCACACATAAGTACACTAACGAGACCGGGCTGAGGGTCTATGGGCAGGGAAAACCAGTTCGCCTCTTTGTTGCAGGGCTGCATGGAGATGAGTGGAGGGACACAACGGAAATCCTGCTGAAAATAAAGCCTCCTGAAAAAGGCACCCTTGCGTTGATCCCTCTTGTCAACAGGGGTGAATATATTTCAACTCTGGACCCGGCTTACTATCAGGGAATGGGGATAAGTATACTCGAAGCCGTTGAAGCCCTGAACCCTGAAATTTATATTGAGCTCCATTCCTATTCCGGAGAAAACCTTGAAAAACTTGCAGGAAGGGACAGGCTGGAAAGGATCGGAGTGCCTGCCTACAGCGTCCTGAAAGCAGGGGTATTACTGGGTTCGGTTTCTCCCTGGATTCGAAGGAAGTATTTTGCCAAAGAAGCCCTGTGCCTCTCTTTTGAGGTCCAGAAAGGAAATCCCCTGGCAGGAGAATTTGCTGCCAGCATGCTTGAAATACTCAAAGAAACGGAATCAAGGGATGAGTTCGTTGAATTCCTGAGAAAAGAATTTCCTGAACAGGCAAGAAAAGCTATCGAAGATTACCGCCGCTTTTACGGGGAACTCTGAGAGATTATTTCTTTGACGGGAACTCTGAGAAATTACTTCTGAGAATTTGAGAGCTTGCCTGCTGATTCTCGATAAGAAAGGCGCAAAGTCAATTACCCCTCCCTAAAACCTTCACCTAACGGCTCAGGTTTTTGAGGAAGGAGCTTGTCTAACAAGCCCTGGTTGACCAGATCACCGATTAGGAGCAATGGAAAATCGGTAAACGATAGGAAAGAAATAGTTACCCTTGAATGCCGCCTCAGTTTAAGGCTCTAAGGATGCCGGTTAAACAGTCCTGAGAGGTAGGGACAGTGCTTGCATCGTTAAACCTTTCCATATCAGATCGAGAGGAAGACGGATTCCGGAATTGACTGGTTCCAGCTACGCTGTAACACTCCAACTTCACGAAGTTGGAGTCCACAATTCGGATACGCATAACTCTTCGGAGGAAAACTATATGTTAGTTTTCGTAATCAATCAAAACAAAAAACCACTAATGCCCTGTAAACCTTCAAAAGCCAGAAAGCTACTGCAAGCAGGCAAGGCAAAAGTGGTCCGAAATACTCCATTCACAATCAAGTTACTTTTCGGAAGCAGTGGCTATACTCAACCTGTAATTGCAGGAATGGATACCGGCTCTAAGGTAGTGGGCTGTGCAGCCATTGCTAACGGAAAAGTGTTGTATCAGTCCGAAATCTACCTGAGAGAAAACGTTTCGAAAAAGATGGAACAACGGAAGATGTACCGGAGAACCAGAAGAGGTAGAAATACAAGGTATAGACCTGCAAGATTTGATAACCGGGGAAATTCAAGGAGAGAAGGAAGGTTGGCTCCTTCTATCCGAAGCAAACTTGAAGCTCATTTCCGGGAAAAGATGTTTGTGGAATCCCTGCTTCCTGTAACCGGATGGAAGGTAGAACTTGCTTCCTTTGATATTCACAAAATAACAAATTCGGAGGTTTCCGGGGTTGGGTATCAGGAAGGGGACCTTAAAGGTTTCTACAATGTCAAAGCTTACGTTCTGGATCGGGACGGCTACACCTGCCAGCACTGCAGGGGAAAGTCAAAGGATTCCAGGCTGCATTGCCATCATATCGTTTTCAGGTCAAACCATGGATCAGATGCACCGGAAAACCTGATAACACTCTGTGAAACCTGTCACAAAGCCCTGCACAATGGAGAATTCAAACTCTCAGGAAGCAAATCAAAACAAACATGCAACTGAAATCGGGATCATCAAATCCCAAATCCGGAAATCCGGCTGGAGTTTTGCAGAGACTTTCGGGTACGAAACAAAGTACAGGAGGGAGCAGGTCTTGAAGTTGATAAAAACACATTACTTTGATGCTGTTGCTATTTGTTGCAGGGACGATCAGAATGTAGAGGTAGAAGATTCGGTTTTTCTAAAAAGAAACGTTAGTAAGGGGGATTATCAGCAAAGGACAGGAAAAAGATCCGAAAAGAAAATACCTACCGGGAAACTGTTTGGGCTCAGGAAATTTGATCTTGTAAAAACAAGTAAGGGAATAGGGTTTGTTAAAGGCAAAAGATCTTCCGGATTCTTTGCTATTTCGGATCTGTTTGGAAACAAAATATCAGATAGTGTTAACGTGAAAAAAAAATGCAGGAGACTGAGTGCGAGGAGTACAACATTAGTTCAGATGGTACAGATGACGCATTCCTCCCCCACCTGCCATTTCCGGCAAGCCGGAAATGTCGAGGAAGGGGTCTCCTGCTGAGGTAAGATGAAGATTCACCCGTACTTCAGTAAAGCATTCAGTTCCGAGTCTGTTTTAAGGAACGCCTTCTCTTTTTCGGAAAGTGTGCGCTGAGCAACTTCAATCCCGCTTTTCATAGCGATCTGGTCGGAGGGACTTGCTTTATTGTACGGCTTTATAAGTTCGTTATAATACGACATCTCTGCCTCATAGTCAAGAGCTTTTATTTTCCAGCCCCTGTACAGGGAAAGGAAACTTCTATAGTTTTTCGGGTTACTGAAGGTCAGGCCCTGGTAGTACTTTTCGTTTTCATTACTATAAACAATATACCCGCCAGTACATTCTATGGCTAACCATGAGCCTGGAGAAACTTCAGCCAGGACCCATGCATGATTGAAACTGTCAATGGTGCTCGAGTTTGACATATTATACGTATAACCAGGGACTTCAATCTCACCAAGGTTCCCGGAATCAGGGCTTTTATGGACAGTTTTCCCATTTGCGATTCTACTTTCGCCTGCGGATTCTAAATTTCCTGCTGCTATTCTTGCGTTAATGCCTTTTGCTTTTAACATGTTCCAGACGTCCTGGGCCATGTTGTCACAGTCATAAACATCATCTGTTGAATATGTATGGCTACTGGAGTACTCGGTTGCTATTTGCTCGCATAACTGGATATTCTTATCAGTCTGAATCCGGTCCTGTGATATCGGACTGTTTGCATCAGGAGATTCATTAGAGCCAGAGGCAAAAGGCGAGTACGCAGTTAATAAAGTTCCTAAAATACAAATTAAAGCTACAATCCAGACCCCTTTAAAAACACACCTGTGAATGGGTATTTTATGGTTATTAAAAGAGAGGAATACTGTTTTATTAAAATTGAGTTTTCGGAAAGTAGAGATTTCGGACTCGAAATTTTTCATCTCATTTTCAGAACTCTCTATATCAGGTTTGTTTTTAATTATATTTCCGCAACCTGAACAAAAAAAGTCTTCCGGATCTACTTTTAATCCGCATTTATTGCAGTACACCTTCCACTACCTCAGGGGGGTTTTCTCATAATTTTAAAGGAGCTTAAGGTCTCTGGACCTGTTAAATGAAAAATGAAGCTTAAGCCAGTTCGAACTATTTTACTTGAGAGTCCGTTCCGGAGCCAATTTATTCAGACTCCTTTGACTAAGGTTCAGTTGACCAAGGTTCAGTTTGAGAGTCCAGTTATTTGCTCGCCATTTCCCGGAGACCATACACTTGCAGCTTGAAAAGTATCCCGTAAATTGAGTTTATGGAAAGCAAAAAGCTGGATTTTAAATCCTCTCAATTATTTCCAATTTGAATATAAAATTCACTTATATATATAATTTAGGTAGTTAAATGATAGTTTAATGGTATAATATAGTAAAGTAATCATAGGATCGAAGATCAAAACCAATAATCTAAAAAGAAGGAAAATAAAACCGAGAATCTAAAAAGAAGAAAATAAAACCGAGAATCTAAAAAGAAGAAAATAAAACCGAGAATCTAAAAAGAGGATTATAAACCTGAAGTACTGGCATCTCTTCAAAAAAAGAGAGCTGCAGAAAAGAATCTGCAACTTTTCCTGTAATAAACCAGGTTACTTCCTTTTCAATTGTTATACTGAAAAAGGTCAGGTTTTACCTGCGCATATTAAGTCCAGGTGCTGACATACCGTCATAAGTACTTGCCATATGCTCGGGTTTGACATCCTGCATTGAGGAACTCTGGGCGCGGAGCATACTGTCCACACGAAGCACCATTGCCGCAGTTTCGGAACCTGCTTTTATGGAGTTGACTTTTACCCTGAGAGGGTCAACAACACCTTTTTCAAGCATATCTTCAGCAGCACCGGTCAGGATGTTTAAACCTGCATTTTTGTTTTCTACATGCTTTGCGCGGAGGTTCAGGATGGTGTCGATGGCATCCAGGCCTGCGTTTCTTGCAATTGTCCTTGGAATCTCTTCAAGAGCTTCAGCAAAAGCTGTGATTGCCATCTGTTCACGCCCACCTACACTGGAAGCATAAGAACGGAGGGAGAGTGCAACTGCCATTTCAGAAGCCCCGCCTCCGGCAACGACCTTGCCGTCTTCAACCACACATTTCACAACTCTAAGGGCATCATCAATTGCACGTTCCAGGTTGTCCACAACATGCTCGGTCCCGCCGCGAAGAACGATTGAAACTGATTTTGCACCCTTGCAGTCCCTTAGGTAGGTTTTACCCTGATCGTCGTCCCTGTCCTGCTCAAGGAGCCCTGCATGCCCGAGTTCTTTTTCTGTAAGTTCCTTGATGTTCCTTACAGGTCTGCCTCCCGTAGCGTCAGCAAGGTGCTGCATATCATCGTTCTTTACCCTGCGGGTTGCGTAGATTCCCCTGCTCTGGAGGTAGGCTGCGACCTTGTCGTCCATGCCCTTGGAGCAGAAGACAGCATTTGCGCCTGCCCTTATTATGTGATCCGCCATCTCAAAAAGGGCTGCATCCTCTTGCTTTAAGAAATTTTCGATATCACTTACGGCGCTGATCTGAAGCTTTGCCTTGTTTGCGGTCTTTTCGGTCTCCATAGGAGCATCAATGAGCGCGATATTGGGATTTACAACCTTGAGAGAGAAGTTTTTATCAAGTGCAACCTTGTCAAGTACAACTCCTTCTACATATTCCGTATCCTCAACACGCCTACCGATATCTTTTGTAAGGATAATATGTTTAAGGTCGGCTTTTCCGTCCTCATGAATGGCAAGAACAGCATCCACACAGAGTTCTGAAATCAAACGGCTGTATTTTTCGGAAGCCTTACCAGTGATGGAGGTTCTGGCAGTTTTGACAAGCAAATCTCTGTCTCCCTCACCTGCAGTAACTGCCAGGTCTTCTAAAATCTCAACAGCTTTCTCTGCTGCAAGCCTGTAACCTTTGACAACAACTGACGGGTGAACTCCATTTTCAATAAGGCCTTCTGCTTTTTCCAGCAGGGCGCCTGTGAAAACAACAGCACTTGTTGTCCCGTCCCCTGCAGAACTTTCCAGGGACTTGGCAACCTCCACAAGCATCTTGGCTGTCGGGTGCTCAATGGATATATCGTGTAAAATAGTAGCACCGTCATTTGTGATGGTGATGTCCCCCAGAGGGTTCACAAGCATCTTGTCCATGCCCCGGGGTCCAAGTGTACTCTTAACGATGTTTGCCACTGCTTTTGCAGCTGCAATATTCATGCTGAGTACGTCTCTTCCCTTTGTTTGTTCTTTTCTCGGATCTATTATGTAGATTTGCTGGCCACCTTTGTCCATCTGAACAAAACCTCCTGAAAATGCATAGTATAAATTGAAGGATAAATAATTGATAATTTGAAGTTGTTTTCTGGCTTGCGGGCGCTTTATCTCAGGTATCGGACCCAAGAACCCTGTTTAGCCAATTTGTTTGACCTGGAAATAGTAAATTGATCAGGAAATTACTGATAATACTTCTATAAAAATATACCGGTAAGACCTGTAATTTTACAAAAAGAACGCTGTTTCCGCATCCTGTTATGCTGTAAAGCTGAAAAAGGCAGTGCCCTGTACTGCTTGCCACAGGGACCTGAAGGAAAATGTTTGCAGGAAGCACTTCTGCCTTTAACTTTATCACTTCACAGAATAGTTTTATATTTTCATTATTTTATGTGAAATCTCCGGTTTTGTGCTCTTTTCCGGGAAATTAGTTTGCGATTCTGTTTAATTCGTTTTTGATCCTGTTTATTTCGACCTGGTTATCCGGCTTATTTCTGGTGGATTATCCGGCTTATTTCTGATGGATTATCCTGTTATTTCTGGCGGGTTACAATCTTCACAGACCCGTCTTTATTCCCTATGTAAAGTTCATCTACATTGCAAAAAATCCCGTGTTCAACCACTCCCGGAATCGCAGATAGTTGAAGAGCAAGAGTTTCCGGGTCTTTTATAACACCAAATTCTGCGTCAAGGACAAAGTTTCCATTATCCGTTATTACGGGCCCATCTTTTTTTACAGCAGACCTGAGGTGTGGTTTTCCTCCCAGCTCCCGGATTTTTTTTACTGCAAGTTCTTTTGCAAAGGGCAGGACTTCCACAGGTACGGTTTTATCAAGCTGCGTGCTTGTTTTCGACTCGTCAGCCACAACCACAAACCGTTTTGCAGAAACAGAAACGATCTTTTCCCTTGTATGAGCCGCCCCTCCTCCTTTAATAGCATGGAGTTCGGAATCTATCTGGTCAGCTCCGTCAATGGCAAGGTCCAGTTCAGGGTGCTGGGAAAGGGTGGTCAGCTTGATTCCTGCCTCTATTGCGAGCATCTCAGATTGATAAGAGGTGACAACCCCCAGGATATCGAGCCCTTTCTCCCGCACCAGGCGTCCAAGTTCTTTTATTGTGTATGCAACTGTTGAGCCTGTGCCCAGCCCAACGACCATTCCAGAGCTGACAAGCCTGGCTGCAGCAATTCCAGCTGCCCGTTTTTCGGGAGAATCAGTCGAAGTATTTCTTTCTGTCATTTTATGTTCCGCCTTTCAGCTTTAAAAAAGTTAATAATTATTTTTCAAAAATAGGACGTCCTTTCAAGTTTAAAAGAAAAAAATGAGAGGGGATCAGGGAGAAAGTCTTCTCCTGTCCCTCGGGAAGAGCACCGTATCCCTGATGTTGCCAGTTCCAAGCATGGTCATAACTAAACGCTCGCAGCCCAGTCCCCATCCGGCATGTGGAGGCATTCCGTATTCGAAGGCTTTAAGGTAGAACTCAAAACCGTCAGGGTTTAAGCCCTGTGACTCGATCCGGCTCTTGAGCAGGTCATGAATGTGAATCCGCTGGGCTCCTGAGGAAAGCTCCATTGTGCGGTGCATCATGTCAAAGGACTTGCTGAACTCAGGCCTGTCCTCATAAGGCATGGCATAGAAAGGTTTGATCTTTGTTGGCCAGTCGATAATAAAGTAGTGGGACTCGCCTGTGGTTTCGTAGACATAATCGCCAACGGCGTGTTCCCCGAGAGTTCCGAGATCGTCTCCCCAGTGTATGTTTTCTTCAGAGCGGCTGTTTATGATCTCGATTACCTCGTCATAGGTCAGCTTCAGGAAAGGAGTCTTCGGGACCTTCAGCTCAACCCCGAGTACTTCAAGAGAGGTTTTGCAGTTCTCAATTACCCGGGTATAGACGTAAGCAACCAGGTTTTCCAGAATTTCCATTACATCGAAGTGGTCGGCAAAACTGACTTCGACATCTATAGAAGTAGCTTCGTTTAAGTGCCTGCGGGTATCATGTTCTTCTGCCCTGAAGATGGGGCCAATTTCAAAAACCCTGTCAAACCCGCCGCTCATGAGGATCTGCTTGAAAAGCTGAGGGCTCTGGTTGAGGAAGGCTTCCCTGTCAAAATAGGTGATCGGGAAAAGGGCAGTCCCACCTTCGGTTGCGGTAGCAACGACCTTGGGGGTTGCGGTTTCAATAAAGTTATGCTTTACAAAATATTCCCTGATGGCCTGGAGAGACTCGTGCCTTATCTTAAAAACCGCAGTTGTCTCGGCTCTTCTCAGGTCTATAAAACGGGAATCAAGCCTCGTGTCCAGTTCGGCTTCCACCTTTCCGGTTGTGTCCATAGGAAGAGGAGAAGCTGCAACGTTCAGGACATTGATCTCTTCAGGGAGCAGTTCATAACCGTTCGGAGCTTTTTCTTCAAATTTGACAGAGCCGGTTACGGAAACTACGGACTCGCGAACAAGCCTTCTTGCTGCATCGAAGAGCTCTTTGTCAATTTTTTTCTTTACAAGTGTGACCTGAGCCTTTCCTTCCCTGTCCCTGAGAACAACGAAACAGATCCCTCCAAGGTCTCTGACCTCATAGACCCAGCCTGCGAGGGTTATTTTCTGACCGTTATCAACTTTTTCGGGATTGACATCGGTTGTATAATGTGTTCTGAGATTTGCTAAAGACATAAATTCACCTTAATTAGGGGATAAATTAAACGTAAATATAAGAATGAAGCTGAAACGTAGGTGAATAGTCATAACTCATTATTAATGTATTTGTTGCACCACCCGAGTTTCGCTTCGGGAGCACGAGGTCCTTTTCGCTGCCCGAATTGCGCCTCGGGAGTACGCGGTCCTTTTCGCTGCGCTCAAGAGGACTATTTGATGGATTTTAGCAGTGAACTTTGCTCAGGGGACTAAATTATGGATGTTTATGGATGTTAATACTGAAGACTGCGCTCAAGAGGACGAAATTATATATTTCTCTGACCCATACAACCTTATTCACCTTACCGTATCGTTTTAGTCACGCTCGACGCAGGAGAGCGGCCTTTCCCATAAAGAGAAAAAAACCAAAAATCAAAGCCAGGAAGGTAAAAGTCAACTCCCCGTCACTAAATTGGCAGGCATGTAATAGTGCCCCGGTTGACCAGCCTGAGTCTTAATTGACTACGTTGGAAATGTCATGATACCTGCGAATGCTTCCTCAGTTTGTAGCTCTATCGTGTAGCATTAAAAGTCCTGAGAGGTAGGGGCGGTGTGTTACACATAACAAGCATATCCAACATTGGCGAGAGGAGATACGAAAGTACGTTACCTGCGGAGGAAATTCGTTTCCAAAGCAGAGTGGAGAAATCCAAACATGAAAGGAATGCCAGAAAATTGACGGCATTCCTCTCATGAATAAAGTCAAAAGCATCCGGCATTATTTTTTCGTGAAGTAAAAAATTTGTGAGTATATGATCAAAACGAGATAAAATTGTACCAGAAAAATACTCTTTTCCACCTCTGCTTTATTGATTTTTATTGCTTTTTCAAACCTCCTTTTTCGTCTCTCTTTTCACTTCGTCCTTCTTTTATCACTTCATCCTTCTTTTATCACTTCGTCCTTCTTTTATCACTTCGTCCTTCTTTTATCACTTCGTCCTTCTTTTATCACTTCGTCCTTCTTTTATCACTTCGTCCTTCTTTTATCACTTCGTCCTTCTTTTATCACTTCGTCCTTCTTTTATCACTTCGTCCTTCTTTTATCACTTCGTCCTTCTTTTATCACTTCGTCCTTCTTTTATCACTTCGTCCTTCTTTTATCACTTCGTCCTTCTTTTATCACTTCGTCCTTCTTTTTTACAGGGCCGCCAGACAAGCTGGCGGAGGCGCTTATATTTATGTGTGAATTTAAACGAGGTTCCCGGGGTTAAGGTAAGTATTCTTCGAAGAAGGAAGACATTTCTAAACTCAGTTTATTTCTGAACTGAGCTTATTATAGTGACAGTATGAATTCGCCTGTTACTTTTTGCGTTGCAGATGAGACTAATGCAGCCCTGCAAGGAGTAGAACAGAAAACAAAAGATTCCAGTTTCGAATATTCTGAAATACCAGCCGATTAATCAGGAACCGCCAACATTTTGGCAAATTGTTCTCTTCATAAGCCTGGCTAGAGAAAAGCAGCAAAAATTATTTGCTCTGAAGGGCAAAGATAAATCAAACAGATCAGCAGGATAATCTGTACAAACGGATGAATCGGATTATCTGTTGTTCAATTTGCAGAATTTCAGGTATGGCTGCCAGGTAATTAAAAAATGACAATGAGGAGAATTATATACGGATTATGAACAGGTTTTGAAGAAGCGTCGTTATAGTATCGAAAGGGGATATCCTCATCCTCCTGGGGCGACGTGTGATGAAGATGGAGTTAATTTTTCTATTTATTCCGAACATGCTGATTATGTTGAACTCCTGCTTTTTGATAAGCACGATGATCCGGAACCTGTACTTGTCCTTTCTACAAACAGAGTCGGAGAACTTACCCACCCCGGAAAAGTTGAGAGTATAGTGGAAACCTCACAGGAAGTTGAAACCTCACAGGAAATTGAAACCGCCGAGACTACAGGTATTGCCCTTAACAAAACTTTCCATTTCTGGCATGTATACATACGCGGCCTGAAGCCCGGAGTT is drawn from Methanosarcina lacustris Z-7289 and contains these coding sequences:
- a CDS encoding SAM-dependent methyltransferase, translated to MRLDAYLVDMGHFKSRGRAKTAIHDGNVKVNGTVVTKVSRDISIDDLIEVVEGLDQPQGYFKLRLVQEESGILKPGDRVLDLGSSAGGFLLFASEIAGHIKGIEFSRDFRSELGKIAFERENVEVMFGDVFTIPLKELSEEPVDVILSDMTLEPDNSLKALARVLPLLKEGGRLLQVIKTGKKKTPKSILNRIEDMGLEVQQVINSEKQEVYVVARKLLPEEKESRGIQTDES
- a CDS encoding DUF2119 domain-containing protein, with amino-acid sequence MQENFCLKKKSQEEFKQMKADEKAGCSPDKHNCTDAYTTHKYTNETGLRVYGQGKPVRLFVAGLHGDEWRDTTEILLKIKPPEKGTLALIPLVNRGEYISTLDPAYYQGMGISILEAVEALNPEIYIELHSYSGENLEKLAGRDRLERIGVPAYSVLKAGVLLGSVSPWIRRKYFAKEALCLSFEVQKGNPLAGEFAASMLEILKETESRDEFVEFLRKEFPEQARKAIEDYRRFYGEL
- the iscB gene encoding RNA-guided endonuclease IscB, whose product is MLVFVINQNKKPLMPCKPSKARKLLQAGKAKVVRNTPFTIKLLFGSSGYTQPVIAGMDTGSKVVGCAAIANGKVLYQSEIYLRENVSKKMEQRKMYRRTRRGRNTRYRPARFDNRGNSRREGRLAPSIRSKLEAHFREKMFVESLLPVTGWKVELASFDIHKITNSEVSGVGYQEGDLKGFYNVKAYVLDRDGYTCQHCRGKSKDSRLHCHHIVFRSNHGSDAPENLITLCETCHKALHNGEFKLSGSKSKQTCN
- the thsA gene encoding thermosome subunit alpha, with translation MDKGGQQIYIIDPRKEQTKGRDVLSMNIAAAKAVANIVKSTLGPRGMDKMLVNPLGDITITNDGATILHDISIEHPTAKMLVEVAKSLESSAGDGTTSAVVFTGALLEKAEGLIENGVHPSVVVKGYRLAAEKAVEILEDLAVTAGEGDRDLLVKTARTSITGKASEKYSRLISELCVDAVLAIHEDGKADLKHIILTKDIGRRVEDTEYVEGVVLDKVALDKNFSLKVVNPNIALIDAPMETEKTANKAKLQISAVSDIENFLKQEDAALFEMADHIIRAGANAVFCSKGMDDKVAAYLQSRGIYATRRVKNDDMQHLADATGGRPVRNIKELTEKELGHAGLLEQDRDDDQGKTYLRDCKGAKSVSIVLRGGTEHVVDNLERAIDDALRVVKCVVEDGKVVAGGGASEMAVALSLRSYASSVGGREQMAITAFAEALEEIPRTIARNAGLDAIDTILNLRAKHVENKNAGLNILTGAAEDMLEKGVVDPLRVKVNSIKAGSETAAMVLRVDSMLRAQSSSMQDVKPEHMASTYDGMSAPGLNMRR
- the rpiA gene encoding ribose 5-phosphate isomerase A, producing MTERNTSTDSPEKRAAGIAAARLVSSGMVVGLGTGSTVAYTIKELGRLVREKGLDILGVVTSYQSEMLAIEAGIKLTTLSQHPELDLAIDGADQIDSELHAIKGGGAAHTREKIVSVSAKRFVVVADESKTSTQLDKTVPVEVLPFAKELAVKKIRELGGKPHLRSAVKKDGPVITDNGNFVLDAEFGVIKDPETLALQLSAIPGVVEHGIFCNVDELYIGNKDGSVKIVTRQK
- the aspS gene encoding aspartate--tRNA(Asn) ligase, which produces MSLANLRTHYTTDVNPEKVDNGQKITLAGWVYEVRDLGGICFVVLRDREGKAQVTLVKKKIDKELFDAARRLVRESVVSVTGSVKFEEKAPNGYELLPEEINVLNVAASPLPMDTTGKVEAELDTRLDSRFIDLRRAETTAVFKIRHESLQAIREYFVKHNFIETATPKVVATATEGGTALFPITYFDREAFLNQSPQLFKQILMSGGFDRVFEIGPIFRAEEHDTRRHLNEATSIDVEVSFADHFDVMEILENLVAYVYTRVIENCKTSLEVLGVELKVPKTPFLKLTYDEVIEIINSRSEENIHWGDDLGTLGEHAVGDYVYETTGESHYFIIDWPTKIKPFYAMPYEDRPEFSKSFDMMHRTMELSSGAQRIHIHDLLKSRIESQGLNPDGFEFYLKAFEYGMPPHAGWGLGCERLVMTMLGTGNIRDTVLFPRDRRRLSP